In a single window of the Paenibacillus sp. MMS20-IR301 genome:
- a CDS encoding pro-sigmaK processing inhibitor BofA family protein, whose protein sequence is MGVLIVSGFLLIMTVFRKRLGWAWLSIFGTHLILAAIAIYVVNFSGIITDVHIPLNPATIGAVTILGLPGVLLLLGLKITLL, encoded by the coding sequence ATGGGAGTGCTGATTGTATCGGGTTTTCTGCTTATAATGACTGTATTTAGAAAAAGGTTAGGCTGGGCATGGCTGAGCATCTTCGGCACACATCTGATCCTGGCTGCAATAGCAATATATGTTGTGAATTTTTCCGGGATTATTACTGATGTGCATATTCCGCTTAATCCGGCAACCATAGGTGCTGTAACGATTCTTGGGTTGCCGGGGGTACTGTTATTATTGGGACTAAAAATAACTCTGCTGTAA
- a CDS encoding DUF2508 family protein: MGWWNTRWLGRDIEGESGGKPEEEWSTVYQEVRKAQSEWERAYLMFDEARGQDQIDYAIYILEAAERKYQIHLKHAKSLGLNRSQIPL, from the coding sequence ATGGGATGGTGGAATACCAGATGGCTGGGCAGAGATATAGAAGGTGAGAGCGGAGGCAAACCGGAAGAAGAGTGGAGCACTGTATATCAGGAGGTCCGCAAAGCGCAATCGGAGTGGGAGCGGGCTTATCTGATGTTTGATGAGGCGAGGGGACAGGACCAGATCGATTATGCCATTTACATTCTGGAGGCAGCAGAGCGCAAATATCAGATTCACCTTAAGCATGCCAAAAGCCTTGGGCTCAACAGAAGCCAGATTCCGCTGTAA